Part of the Arthrobacter sp. MMS18-M83 genome is shown below.
TGAGCCGTGGCCGCTCGCTGGGAAAGCTGGCTACCGGGCTGAGGATCGTGCGCGACGACGGCGGCTCCATCCGCTTCCGGCATGCGCTGATCCGCGGGTTGATCGGGTTCCTGGAAATCTACGCGACGTTCGGCGGACTGGCCATCGCCGTGGCCCTTTTCAACGACAAGTCGAAGAGGCTCGGCGATGTCGTGGCGGGAAGCTATTCCCTCAGGCAGCGCGTTCCTGCTGAACGGAAGATCCTCCCCTACACTCCGCCACACTTGCAGGCTTGGGTGGGAATCGCGGACATCGGCAGGGTTCCGGACGGCACCGCGCGGCGTGCCTCCCAATTCATCCAGCAAGCGTCCCGGATGGCCCCGGAATCACGCACCAGGCTGGCTGGAGCCCTCGCCACCGAACTGGCAGCCCATGTTGCCCCGCCGCCGCCCGGAACGACGCCGGAAGACTATTTGCACGCAGTGCTGTGCGAACGGCGGAACCGTGACCTCGAACGATTGCGCCGCGCGGAACAACGCAGCGCCATGGTCGGCGCGCGACTTAACAGGCTCCCGTTCACGCGCTAGGCGAGCAGCCGGCGTCGTACGCTTCCGACGGCGGTTAGCCCAATGTGCCGGAGCGGCACTTGCAGGGTCGACCTATCGTTTCGCGTACTGCGCCCAGGGGATGTTCCAGTCGCCAAAGCCGTCGTCGAAGTTGGCGTAATCGCCCTCGGTGTTGACCACTTGGACGACGTCGCCGGTTGTCATGTTGTCGAACACCCATTTCGCCCCGTCCGGTCCCAGGCCGATGCAACCATGCGAGAGGTTTGTGACACCGATGTAAGGCATCGCTGAGTCCGTGGCCTGGTGGATGAACTCCCCGCTGGGCGTCAGGCGCGTGGCGTAGTTGACATCAAGCTGTCCGTAATAGGCAGGATCCCCGGGCTTGAGACCGATGGTGGAGGCGTCCATGTGCTCCACCCGGTACTTCTCCATGAGCACCAGGTAGCCGCGCGCGGAAGGGAACCTGGTGTCGCCCATGGTGTCCGGCCACTGGCCAACCTGCTGATCGTTGACGCTGACCGTGAAGGTGTGGGCGACCGCGTCAGCAACGGCAACCTTCTTGTCTCCGATTTTGAAGGAGTTCGTCTTGTTGAAGTTGCCGATCTGGCCGTTACCAAAGTCCACCCCGAAAAGTTTGAGATCCACTGTCACGGTGCTGTTCGCTGCCCAGAAGTTCTCCGGGCGGTAGCGCACCATGGTGTCGCTAAACCAATGGAAGGCCCCGATTTGGCCTGATGTGGACGTGACTTTGATGGCCTTCTCGACAGCGGCCTTGTTGACCACGGGTTCACTGAAGGTGATCTGAAGCGGCTGCGCCACGCCTACTTTGGACCCCTCCAGGGGGTACATCGCGGCGTCGGCCTCGTTCTGGGTGGAAACCGTCGCGAAGGACTGGGTTTTCGAGGTGGCGCGGCCAGCCGAATCCGCCACGGTGTAGTTGAAAGTGTATGAAGTGTTGAATTCGAGGGGCGTGGTGGCCGTCCAGCTGAGGCCATCCGGGGTCAACCCGCCCTCAATGGTCTTTCCCTTGGTGCTCGTCAAAGAGACCCTGTCCAGAGTTCCGTCCTTGACGGCGATTGTGACGGGAGCGGCGGGGTTTACCTGTTTGGCCCCGCTCGCAGGTGATGCGACCACCGTGGCGGGCTTCACGACGGGCAGCACGGCACCCGCCTCGCTGCGTTCACCGGATGATCCTTCGGACTCGATCGCCGCGCTGGCCGCATGCGGCGCCACGGCAGCGAAAGTGCCGCTGAGGGCGGCAATGAGGCAGACAACCACGATCCAGGCCATCTTCCGGAACCTGCTTCGCTTTGTCTCCCCGTGAACGGTGCCATTGTCCACAGGCTCCGAGGCGTCCGGGTGATTGAAGGCCTCGGCATGCTCGAAGGCGTCCCAGTGCTCGGAAGTGTCCGATTGCCCGCCGTCAGGATTAAGACCCATGTTTGATTTCTCCACAAAACTCACGCCCCCAAAAAACTCACGCCCCACAGCCGCATCCTAAGGGGCGTGGCTTGATATTGGCTGGGAGCTCGCCGGTCAGCGCGCTCCCAGCCCGTGTTCTCAGTACCGGTAGTGTTCGGGCTTGTACGGCCCGGCAACGTCAAGATCCAGGTATTCAGCCTGTTCCTTGCTGAGTTCGGTCAATTCCACACCCAAAGCACCCAAGTGGAGGCGTGCGACCTTCTCGTCGAGGATCTTCGGCAGCACGTAAACCTCGTTCGAGTATTCACGCTCGCCTTTGGGCTGGTCCTTCTTGGTCCACAGCTCGATCTGGGCGATCGTCTGGTTGGCGAAGGAGTTGCTCATGACGAACGACGGGTGACCGGTCGCGTTGCCCAGGTTCAGGAGCCGGCCTTCTGAAAGCACAATGATCGATCGCTCATTTCGGCCATCCGCTGCGGGGAACACCCATTCGTGGACCTGGGGCTTGATTTCGACCTTCTGGACACCCGGAAGCTTTGCCAATCCGGCCATGTCGATCTCGTTGTCGAAGTGGCCGATGTTCCCGACGATCGCCTTGTTCTTCATGCGGAGCATGTCGGAGGCCATGATGACGTCTTTGTTGCCCGTGGTGGTGATGAAGATATCGCCCTGTTCCAGCACCGATTCAAGTTTGGCCACCTGGTAGCCATCCATGGCTGCCTGGAGTGCGCAGATAGGATCGATCTCGGTCACAATGACGCGTGAGCCCTGACCGCGGAGTGCCTCGGCGGCGCCTTTGCCGACGTCACCGTAGCCGCAAACGACGGCGACCTTGCCGCCCATGAGGACATCCGTGGCACGGTTGATGCCGTCCGGCAGCGAGTGGCGGATGCCGTACTTGTTGTCGAATTTGCTCTTCGTCACGGAGTCGTTGACATTGATGGCCGGGAACAGGAGTTTGCCCTGTTCGGCGAGCTGGTAGAGGCGGTGCACTCCCGTGGTGGTTTCCTCGCTCACGCCACGGATGCCGGCAGCGATGCGGGTCCACTTCTTCGGGTCGGCGGCGAGGCTCTTGCGCAGCACATCGAGGACGAGTGCGTACTCTTCGGGGTCGTTATCCGTAGCGGTCGGCACCGCACCTGCGGCTTCGAACTCGACGCCTTTGTGGACCAGCATCGTGGCGTCGCCGCCGTCGTCGAGGATCATGTTGGGGCCCAACTCCGGGTTCGAATCCGCGCCGGGCCAGCTGAGGATCTGCTCGGCGGTCCACCAGTATTCCTCGAGGGTCTCGCCTTTCCAGGCGAACACAGGAACGCCTTGGGGATCCCCGACTGTCCCCTTGCCGACCACGACGGCGGCAGCGGCCTCGTCCTGCGTGGAGAAGATGTTGCAGGAGGCCCAGCGGACCTCGGCGCCGAGGGCAGTCAGTGTCTCGATGAGAACCGCAGTCTGCACCGTCATGTGGAGGGAGCCGGCAATCCGGGCTCCCTTAAGCGGCTGGCTCGGACCGAACTCGGCGCGCAACGACATGAGGCCCGGCATTTCGTGCTCGGCCAAGCGGATCTGGTGGCGCCCGGCTTCGGCCAGGGAGATGTCGGCAACCTTGTAGTCGAAAGTCATGGAAGTCCTTAGAAGTACCGAATGGTTGAAGTCAGTTGGGGCTCAGGCGTGGCGGGGTCCGTCGTGCTGGTCCGAAGCAGCGGCGTTGGCGGCAGCCAGCAGCTCCGGAGGCAGCAGCAAGGGGATTCCGTCCAGGATGGCGTAGCGGATCTTTTCACCCGAGGCGGCCGCCGCCGTCGAGACAAGTTCCTCGCCGTCCTGCTCCAGCGGGGACCCGGTGACCGGGCAACGCAGGATGGACAACAATTGAGGACTGACCTTTGGCATGGTTGAAGCTCCCTGGATGGCACCATCGCAGGCGCCGCTTTGGACTGATATGCAGCTTCCAGAGTACAACCCGGCGGCACCGGGAACCTTGTCACAAAGGGAGCAGCGACACACGGAGTCAGACAGCGTGCGGTTCGTGCTGGACGCGAAGGACTTCAGGAAGGATCGCGCAGGATGCGCAGATGGCGCCTAGCTGTTCCCTCGGCAGGGACCGGTCCATCAAAGGGAGCGCGGGCAGTGCGCTGTTCCGGCGCCGGCGCCGGCGCCGAGGCCGCTTCGCGCACGGCATTGGCCAGGGCGAGGAGATCGTCCGGCCCGGGCTGCGGCGGCGAGGACGGCATGGCGAGTCGCATGACTTCCCAGCCCCTTGGTACCGTCAGCGATTCCGCATGCTGCGCGCACAGATCGTAGGAATGGGGCTCGGCATACGTAGCCAATGGACCCAGTACCGCCGTCGATTCGGCATAGACGTACGTCAAAGTGGCCACCGCGGATTGGCGGCAAGCTGATCTGGAACACTGACGAATTGCACCCACAACATCCCAGATTAGCCGCACTTCGCCGCGGCGCGGTGCATTGCCTCTGAGCAGGCATTATGTCGCGTTGGCGTAGCCACAGGTCTAAAGTCGATATATGCAGTCACAGCACCACGTTCCGGGCTTCACAGTCCATTTGTCTGATACCGAGGACAGCCAGGAAACGACGACGGCGGGCACGCCCGTACGCGGCTTCAGGCAGCGCCGCCGAAACCGTCACGGGCGCGGGTTGCGCGGGGAAATCA
Proteins encoded:
- a CDS encoding L,D-transpeptidase, encoding MAWIVVVCLIAALSGTFAAVAPHAASAAIESEGSSGERSEAGAVLPVVKPATVVASPASGAKQVNPAAPVTIAVKDGTLDRVSLTSTKGKTIEGGLTPDGLSWTATTPLEFNTSYTFNYTVADSAGRATSKTQSFATVSTQNEADAAMYPLEGSKVGVAQPLQITFSEPVVNKAAVEKAIKVTSTSGQIGAFHWFSDTMVRYRPENFWAANSTVTVDLKLFGVDFGNGQIGNFNKTNSFKIGDKKVAVADAVAHTFTVSVNDQQVGQWPDTMGDTRFPSARGYLVLMEKYRVEHMDASTIGLKPGDPAYYGQLDVNYATRLTPSGEFIHQATDSAMPYIGVTNLSHGCIGLGPDGAKWVFDNMTTGDVVQVVNTEGDYANFDDGFGDWNIPWAQYAKR
- a CDS encoding DUF3499 domain-containing protein, which produces MGAIRQCSRSACRQSAVATLTYVYAESTAVLGPLATYAEPHSYDLCAQHAESLTVPRGWEVMRLAMPSSPPQPGPDDLLALANAVREAASAPAPAPEQRTARAPFDGPVPAEGTARRHLRILRDPS
- a CDS encoding RDD family protein, with the protein product MSSIITGEAVVLELRPASFGARALGLMLDVLVHVMLLLGLLILVSVAAPGMDEAAGRAMALSSVVLCLVVVPVAVETLSRGRSLGKLATGLRIVRDDGGSIRFRHALIRGLIGFLEIYATFGGLAIAVALFNDKSKRLGDVVAGSYSLRQRVPAERKILPYTPPHLQAWVGIADIGRVPDGTARRASQFIQQASRMAPESRTRLAGALATELAAHVAPPPPGTTPEDYLHAVLCERRNRDLERLRRAEQRSAMVGARLNRLPFTR
- the ahcY gene encoding adenosylhomocysteinase — protein: MTFDYKVADISLAEAGRHQIRLAEHEMPGLMSLRAEFGPSQPLKGARIAGSLHMTVQTAVLIETLTALGAEVRWASCNIFSTQDEAAAAVVVGKGTVGDPQGVPVFAWKGETLEEYWWTAEQILSWPGADSNPELGPNMILDDGGDATMLVHKGVEFEAAGAVPTATDNDPEEYALVLDVLRKSLAADPKKWTRIAAGIRGVSEETTTGVHRLYQLAEQGKLLFPAINVNDSVTKSKFDNKYGIRHSLPDGINRATDVLMGGKVAVVCGYGDVGKGAAEALRGQGSRVIVTEIDPICALQAAMDGYQVAKLESVLEQGDIFITTTGNKDVIMASDMLRMKNKAIVGNIGHFDNEIDMAGLAKLPGVQKVEIKPQVHEWVFPAADGRNERSIIVLSEGRLLNLGNATGHPSFVMSNSFANQTIAQIELWTKKDQPKGEREYSNEVYVLPKILDEKVARLHLGALGVELTELSKEQAEYLDLDVAGPYKPEHYRY
- a CDS encoding Trm112 family protein, which translates into the protein MPKVSPQLLSILRCPVTGSPLEQDGEELVSTAAAASGEKIRYAILDGIPLLLPPELLAAANAAASDQHDGPRHA